From Salmo salar chromosome ssa09, Ssal_v3.1, whole genome shotgun sequence:
CAATAATTCTTCATTTGTAGTAATACAAATATCAGAAAATAAGGCTTCTTAATGCTGATATCAAGCAAGAGTTTCTCTAAATACTTTAACAAATCTTGTCTAGGTTGTAAGGGATGGATTCAAATCAAGTAGAAAAAAACTGTGCCCACCTTGAGACTTAAAACCAAACCATAGGAAGACATTGGGTGACTCTGGCTAGattaaaatgtatcatattaaAAATATGGAGGGAAATTATATTAAATCATACTTGTAAATTTCCCAAACTGTAtattgcaaaaaaatatatttctatatacatacatacagttgaagtcggaagtttacatatactttggaatcattaaaactcgtttttcaaccacttcacaaatttcttgttaacaaactacagttttggacggtcggttaggacatctactttgtgcatgacactagtaatttttccaacaattgtttacagacatattatttcacttataattcactgtgtcacaattccagtgggtcagaagtttacatacactaagttgactgtgcctttaaacagcttggaaaattccagaaaatgatgtcatggctttagaagcttctgataggctaattgacataatttgagttaattggaggtgtacctgtggatgtatttcaaggcctaccttcaaactcagtgcctctttgcttgacatcatgtgaaaatcaaaagaaatcagccaagacctcagaaaataattgtagatctccacaagtctagttcatccttgggagcaatttccaaacgcctgaaggtaccacgttcatctgtacaaacaatagtacacaagtataaacaccatggaaccatgcagccgtcataccgctcaggaaggagacgcgttctgtctcctagagatgaacgtactttggtgcaaaaagtgcaaatcaatcccagaacaacagcaaaggacctggtgaagatgctggaggaaacaggtacaaaagtatctatatccacagtaaaacaagtcttatatcgacataacctgaaaggccactcagcaaggaagaagccattgctccaaaaccgccataaaaaagccagactatggtttgcaactgcacatggggacaaagatcgtactttttggagaaatgtcctctggtctgatgaaacaaaaatagaactgtttggccataatgaccatcgttatgtttggaggaaaaagtgctaggcttgcaagccaaagaacaccatcccaaccgtgaagcacgggggtggcagcatcatgttgtgtgggtgctttgctgcaggagggactggtgcacttcacaaaatagatggcatcatgagggaggaaaatgatgtggatatattgaagcaacatctcaagacatcagtcaggaagttaacttcttatggcttgagggcgctattttcacgtccggatgaaaagtgtgcccaaagtatacTCCCTGCTattcaggctcagaaggtaggatatgcatataatggtagatttggatagaaaacactctgaagtttctaaaactgtttgaatgatgtctgtgagtataacagaacatatttggcaggcgaaaccccgaggacaaacagGGTTTTTTGAGGTCACTCTCTCTTCCATGAGATTTCATTGAGAATCTAGAATTCTAAGagagttgcttgcagttcctatcgcgtccactggatgtcaacagtctttagaaattggttgatgtttttcctttgtttaaTTAAGTAAGGCCGTTCAGAACGAGGCTCAAGGGCAGTGTACTTTTTGATAGAGGCGCGCGACCTGAAAGCACGCTCGACTTTGTTTTCCTCCagtattgaacgcagtttatcccgtcttaaattttatcgattatttacgttaaaaaatacctaaagttgtattaggaaagttgtttgctGAAAATGGTcaattacaggtaacttatgagagattttgtagtcatgttgcgcaagttggaactggtgttttttttttatcaaacgcgccaaataaatggacattttggatatataacgacggaatgaatcgaacaaaaggaccatttgtgatgtttatgggacatattggagtgccaacagaagaagctcgaCAAAGGTAAAGCATGAATTATGTTATTTCTgcgttttgtgtcgcgcctggcgggatgaaatatgattgtcagtGTTTGTTTGTTGGGGGACTATCCTCAGATTATAGCGTAaattgctttcgccgtaaagcctggTTGAAATCTGATACGGTGGCTAGAAATACAAGAAGTTCAGCTtcaatttggtgtattgcacttgtgaatgtatgaaagttaaatatttgtaataattTTTGAATTTGGCGGTCTGCCATTAAACCGGATcccgatcccgttaacgggatttcagccataagaagttaaagcttgattgcaaatggattttccaaatggacaatgacctcaagcatacttccaaagttgtggcaaaatggattaaggacaacacagtcaaggtattggagtggccatcacaaagccctaacctcaatcccatataaaaattgtgggcagaactgaaaaagcgtgtgcgagcaaggaggcctacaaacctgactcaccagctgtgtcaggaggaatggaccaaaattcacccaacttattgtgggaagcttgtggaaggctacccgaaacgtgtgacccaagttaaacaatttaaaggcaatgctaccaaatactaattgagtgtatgtaaacttctgacgcactgggaatgtgatgaaaggtataaaagatgaaataaatcgctctcagctatatattctgacatttcacattattaaaataaagtggtgatcgtaactgacctaagacagggaattttttactagaattaaatgtcaggaattgtgaaaaactgagtttaaatgtatctggctaaggtgtatgtaaacttccaacttcaactctaCGTACATGTTTCACTAATATTTGTTTTCCTCTTTAGGAAAATATGCATCGCTTCAGATGTTTGGGTCTatttgtgtgtagtgtaatgacatTGTTCTTCAGTCCATACATAtaacaataaataaaaacaaaactgGAAAAATAGATTGTATGACAAAAAGAAATATAGAAAAGTTTGTAAAATAAGAAAAATCGTAATGGTATAGGTTGTAATCTCTGCCCACTTAGAGATGCACAGCTGCATGTCGTAACACTGAATAAGTTCTTGATTTCATAAACCCTCAACATCTGAACGTATAATAACACCATATCCATGTACGCACAACGTGCACAGTCTGTAAAGAGTCTGCAAAGTAAGTATGCAAAGAAATGTGTTGTTTCTCAGGAGCCCACTATGATCTCCATGATGTGGTCCAGTTCATTGAGGTCTGATCGGCAGCTGGCGCTGGAACTGAGGGGTGAGGGCCCATGGGAGGACAGGCTCTCCAGGAGGTCATAGGGCCCCATCTTAGGAACACTCTGCATTCCTGTCAGCACTGTATCAAGGTCGTAGTAAGACGCATCCACGTCTGAAAACAGTTCCTCCAGAGCAGGGTCGGGGCTGGGCGCAGGGTTTTTGATCTCGAACGTGCCAAagacctgctctgctgtcctggtGTCCTCCACCAGGCTGtcacactccctctcctccccctctgagCCAGACCCACACTCCtcactgtcctcctcctcctcatcatcatcatcttcacccgtctcctcctcttcccaGCAGGGCTCCATGCCAAAGGTGCCTGGCAGGTAGGAGGTTGGGGCTTGGGGGGAGACAGTGGACATAGTCATCCCCACCTCTGccgccgcctcctcctcctccaccacctcctccgcAGGGCAGCCCTCTGACCCCACCACTGGGAAGGGCTTGGGGACCTGCTCCCCCTGGGCTGCCTCTGTCTGCCGACACAGCACCTCGGTGGCCACCAGGCGGTCTGCAGAGCACTGGGCAGCAGCGTTGGCAGCACTCAGGGCCTGGGTCATGATCTGCCAGGTGCCGTCCTGGGTCATCTCCTCCTGGATCTGCCTCACCGTGTTGGCAATCAGCACCGAACGGCACAGATTAGGCTCCACCAGCATGTGGCACAGCTGCAGTTTGATCAGGGACATGTCCAGCAGGGACTGCCGCTGCAGGCTGTAGGACGACAGCATCCTCACAGCTGCCGAACTCGACTGATTCACATCCTCACCGCCTGCCACAGGTTCCTCCCTTGAGTCGGAAAACTTGCGCTTCGTGCCCTTCGGGAACATTTTGGCTCTCTGGGGTGAAGGGAAACGGAAAGAGTGTTATTGGTGACAAACCTATCACAAAAACTTCACattctaacacaaacacacatgataTCATGAAATACTGTATTGTCTTGATGAATTTTAGTTATCAAAACTAcattcaaaaaatgtatgaatttatAATTTTTGGTGTTATGTTTGAAGTGTGTGGCATAAGGACAAACTTTTCATTGGTAAGAGAATTTCATGAAGAAGAATCTCTACAGGCTAGCTAAATATTAATGTAATGTGCTACAGTATAAATAGCTTGTTGTTTTTCTGAGAGTTTGCTATACCTTTCCTGTTGAGAGGCACAGGCATTAGCATAGCAGCTTGGTCCCGGCTGCAGCGCTTCAGTACTTTTGTACAAGCAACAAGCAGCTTTTGTTCTGCACCCTTTCTGCCCATTTTAGGCCAGTCTGAAGCAAGGCTCCTGCTGGGCGGAACAACCACACTTTTAACAGACCCACTGAACCACCGAAAATACAGCATGTTACCAACCAACTACCATCACTGCGGTCAAAATCAGGACAGGTCAGGCTTTTCTCAACAAAAAACACAATCAGCTCATGTACGTACACTATCCCATCCCACTGCCACCTGTCGTCAAACATCTAAATATTGGCAAAAGTGAGTTCACTTCTGTACTACCGGAGTGAAGTTAATAGGACACATACTGGGTGAGAAAAGTCAAAAGAATACCACACAGGTTTAAATTTGATATGATtgagaaacacaccatgctccaaaaaATATAACTGCTAAAATGTCATTAAAGGGAAAGGAGGAACAGTGAAAATGAACCTTCCTGAAGCAGTATCTCTGTCTGAATGAGAAGATATCAGAAGACTTGCCTCAAAAAAACAGGGGACGGCTGTTGACTCCAACGGACCAACAAGCAGGGAAGAGCAGAGTAGGGAGAGAACACAGGACAGGAGCCTGTGTGACGTCACACTACATTTTCCATCAGACTAAAACAAAGGAACTTCTGTCAGGGTGTGCATCTCCTCAGAGAGAGCAGTGGGTGGGGCAGTAATTGGAGTTACTACTCTGCTACATGGATCAACCATCTACGAAGGAGGAAATTATATCAAACAGGAGGCAAGTATGAAATAAAGTAACCTAATAAAGTAACATTTTGGTTCAAAACAGCAAACATTTGCACTTAATTGATTATTTTAACACTATACTAGCTTATGGCAAAAAAAGCACAGTTGATAATAGCAACTTAAGCAATGTTCCTAATAAGCAAATGTCTTATATCTATCTATTTTAGGGCTGCAGGGATACACTGTGGACATCACAGGTTCACAATCTATCAGTCTGCCAAGCGAAGGACATTGAGCTTTGGTCCTACCTGAGTAGACATCTCAGCACTGGAGCAACAAATAACATCACAAGCGACAATGTCGAATTTACTGTATGTTTTCACCATTGGAAGTAATCAGGAGAGTGCTTTTGGGTGTGTTAATGAACCTAACTGGAATGCAGACTTTATGGCCGACCACTTAGCCTAACCATTGCTTTCACTAGAGGGTGGTTATGTGCTTCTAATGTCGTTAgccatcaataaaccatgatgaaaaaCAATCTGTCACATAATTGGACTGGTGCCCTTACTGAAATCTAAGATCATGTTAGCTGCAAGAACTGAAGACTGCAAATGGACCTGCGTCAGACCACAGATAAAATGCACAAACAGTCTGATACAATCCTCTGGGGTACAAGACAACTGTCAAATTCAGCAAATGTGGTGTTCTAAATAGCTAGAACCCAAATAATAATTCCAGATTTTTTAGTCCAATTCATGAGTAGCGTTGCCAGGTACcctattcaaaatacaaaatgtgAGGCAGACACATGAATGTaatttctctgtttctcttttgTTACCTTAGTGGTAACGGTAAAAAAGAATGGAGAATTTCTAGCTAAGAATCATAATACTACACAAGTAACAACACAGGGTTCATGATAATGCACCATTCCACCCCCAAACAATAGGTGTCTATCATGGGAGTATAGCTGATTGGATATCTGAAAGCAAGGAAAAAAGGAAGTGCAATCATTTTGATGAGACAAAAACAAGTTACTGGTGCCAGGCAGGGGACTTTTTGCTCTTTATGACCACTGCAAACCTAAAAAGGCCTGTTCAATACAAATCTGTTAGGTTGTAATCCATTGACAAATAGGATCTAATAGGTTAATGTGGCTATAATAAAAACAAAACATAGGTCAAGCCAAcatacaccccttcaaattaggccggcaggtagcctagtggttagggccttgggccagtaaccgaaaggttgctggattgaatccctgaactgacaaagtaaaaatctgtcgttatgcccctgaacaaggcagttaacccactgttccccagtaggccatcattgtaaataagaatttgttctttactgactttcctagttaaataaaggttaaatgaaaaaattATCTTTAAAGTTGAATCCCCGTTTTGATGAATCAAGGTTTTTTACTCCAAACAATTACTCTGTCAGTACCAAATGTAAGGAGGGAACCTCATTCATGTATGCTGTGCTTGTACTCTGTGTTATGGCTCAGTTATATTACACCGTTCTAAACGTCAAAGAGCTGCAAGGCTTAATACATAAAATAGCATTAACACCCACAGCTGCACCAGAGATCCTCCTCCTCGTCTCTGGCTCCCCTCCCCCACAGTACTGACGTTGACAGTATTTCCGCTGCCGCTTATGCTTATTTGAATGGAGAAATTAGCTGACTACGCAACAGTGCGAGTGTGTATCCTGCAATTCATAATAGGTTAATACAAAAATATGTACATCATGAAATTAGTTATTTATATTGCACTCACTGTAATAGCATATCCGTCTCTGGTAGCTGTACCGCATGCTTTGTCTAGCTCGAGCAACAGGGACGCTGGGGCGACAACGGAGATGAGGCCATTTTGAAATAACTAGCTACGTTACCTACTGTAGTTAGCCAATTCCCACTCTGCGATATAATTGTTGAACTATAAAATAACGGATATAATTGGGGTAGATTATTACAACACTGTTTTAAAATGACGAGCTAACCTTTTCCAACTACATTTCTCCACTCTCCCTAACTGGCATGGATACTCCCGCATGAAAATTGTTTAGCTACCTAACTACCGTTAACTACGTTACCTAGCTAAATGTGTAGCTAGCGCCCCCCCTCACCTCACCAGACTAACATTTGACAAGAGTTTCGGAGATAAACATTTCAATAAATGCCCCATATCAAGCCTAACAAATAAATACAGTCGGTTAATTCATTTGGCGTacctttatttttactttattccGGTGTTGGTCATAGGATCCTCTGTAGAAAGCGGAGATCGGGCTGAGATGAGATCATTTATGCCACGGCTTCAAAACTAGCTACCTCGTCTTCACTGCTCCCTGCTTGCTACGGCCAGGGAGCAGGAGGGGTGAATGGGGCGGGTTCCATGCATCTTGATAGACAGGCTGTCATTGTCACTTGAACGAGAGCACCAGAACAAAAGGTACACTCCACACTCTCAAAACGCAAGGAAATGgcacagcaacaacagcacatGTAAATCAAAGCTCGCGTGCGTTTTTCCCCACAACTGCAGACTGTAATCAGTGCATAGCGAGGAAATTGTTATTTGAAAgcaaaatatttttgtttttaaatcaacaataaataaaatacaacttACGATGAGTTATACAGAATATAATGACATTGGAGCTTTtgacttaatttttttttttttttcattgttcaaATTTGGATTACCAAGGATTTTTGTTATCCTCTCTTTTGACAAATTACTCTTCCAATCTTACTCTGAGTTTGTAGTTCGTGGGTGTGAAATTGGATGTGTCTGGCCAAAACAACACCGTTGTTACAACACCGTAACACGATCGGAAATGGCGGCGAGTAGTGCGGACGAAAATGAGGAATGTAGAAAAAGTTGGTGAAGCAACAGTTGTGCTGGAATGCGAACAATATGGGTGTCAGTTCTGAGGGTATGTAATGGGAGGATGAGCGTCAAGGACCGGAATGGTCAATAGTGTAAAGACataggaagaagagagatcatgatacagaATGCAGTAGTGACGTGTTGGAGTGGAAAGTTGTgatcagtggtgggaaaagtatcaattgtcatacttgagtaaaagtaaagataccttaatagaaaatgactcaaataaaagtgaaagtcacccaataaaatactacttgagtaaaagtctaaaagtatttggttttaaatatacttaagtattaaaagtaaatagaattactcaaatgtacttaatattaaaagtaaaagtataaacaatTTCAAATAActtattttaagcaaaccagactgcactattttcttgtttttttttacatttacgaaGAGCCAGGGTCACACTCAAGACATAATttgcaaacaaagcatttgtgtttagtgagtccgccagatcagaggcagtagggatgaccaggtgatcttacattttacattttagtcatttagtagacgctctttaccagagcaacttacagtagtgaatgaatacatttcatttcatgcatttaattataattttttttaaattactggccccccatgggaatcaaacccacaaccctggcgttgcacacaccatgctggcgttgtaaacaccatgctctaccaactgagcctgggaattggaccattttcctgtaaaAATtgaatgagtacttttgggtgtcagggaaaatgtatggagtaaaaagtaaattattttctttaggaatgtagtgaagtaaaagtaaaagttagcaaaaatataaatggaaaaGTAAAGTAgaaataccccaaaaaactacttaatagcactaagtactttaaagtatttttacattaGAACTTTACACAACTGGTTGTGAGAGTGTTTAATGAGACCACAGGGCCTCACTTACACCCTATCCGACTAACTAATTCCATTGATATAGAGGTACAgttggaagtcggaagtttacatacaccttagccaaatacatttaaactctgttttttacaattcctgacatttaatcattgtaaaaactccctgtcttaagtcagttagtatcaccactttattttaagaatgtgaaatgtcagaataatagtagagagaattatttatttcaacttttatttctttcatcacattcccagttggtcagaagtttacatacactcaattagtatttggtagcattgcctttaaattgtttaacttgggtcaatggtttcgggtagccttccactagcttcccacaataagttgggtgaattttggcccattcctcctgacagatctggtgtactcagtcaggtttgtagacctctttgctcacacacactttttcagttctgcccacaaatgttctataggtttgaggtcagggctttgtgatggccactccaataccttgacgttgttgtccttaagccattttgccacaactttggaagtatgcttgggctcattgtccatttggaagatccatttgcgaccaagctttaacttcctgactgatgtcttgagatgttgcttcaatatatccacatcattttcctccctcatgatgccatctattttgtgaagtgcaccagtccctcctgcagcaaagcacccccacaacatgatgctgccacccccgtgcttcacggttgggatggtgttctttggcttgcaagcctcccccttttcctccaaacataatgatggtcattatggccaaacacttctatttttgtttcatcagaccacaggacatttctccaaaaagtacgatctttgtccccatgtgcagttgcaaaccgtagtctggcttttttatggcgggtttggaacagtggcttcttccttgctgagtggcctttcaggttatgtcgatataggacacgttttactgtgtatatagatacttttgtacccgtttcctccagcatcttcaccaggtgctttgcggttgttctgggattgatttgcactttttgcaccaaagtacgttcatctctaggagacagaacgcgtctccttcctgagcggtatgacggctgcgtggttccatggtgtttatacttgtgtactattgtttgaacagatgaacgtggtaccttcatgcgtttggaaattgctcccaaggatgacccagacttgtggaggtctaaattttttttctgaggtcttggctgatttcttttgattttcacatgatgtcaagcaaagaggcactgggtttgaaggtaggccttgaaatacatccacaggtacacctccaattgactcaaatgatgtcaattagcctatcagaagcttctaaagccatgacatcattttctggaattttccaagctgtttaaaggcacagtcaacttagtgtatgtaaacttctggcccactggaattgtgtcACAGTGagtaataagtgaaataatctgtctgtaaacaattgttggataaaTAACTtttgtcatgcgcaaagtagatgtcctaaccgacttgccaaaactatagtttgttaacaagaaatttgtggagaggttgaaaaacgagttttaatgactcccaccttagtgtatgtaaacttccgacttcaactgttagtGAAGTGAAATTAGCTTGGTTCATTGGAAATGGTAGATTGTTAATATTGTGTGGTAGTCAGGCTCAGCAAGAGAAGATTCTGAAAATGGAAAAGCTTAATGGGAAGAAGATTAAAAGCCGTGTCCTTTGTTCTTATGCTAGATTGAGGGGAGTCATCACTGGGGTCCCAATAtctaaagtaccagtcaaaagtttggacacctactcattccagggtttctttatttttactattttctacattgtagaataatagtgacgacatcaaaactatgaaataacacatatggaatcatgtagtaaccaaacaagtgttaaacaaatcaaaatatattttatacttgagattcttcaaagtagccaccctttgccttgacaatgtttgactggtactgtatgtccacAGATGATATTAAAGAAAATGTGGAGGCAGAGTGATTGAGGTCAAAAGGTTGATCAGTAGGAAAGAGGGTAAAAGAAGTCAAAGCTTATCAGTGATGTTGAGGTTTGAGAAAGCCTTGCCGGGGAAAGTACACATAGGATTCCTTATTTAGAATGTTAGATAACTTGTCCCATATGCACTGCAATGTTTTAAAAGCCAAAGAATGGGACATGTAGCTAGCTGCTCAGTGTAAAGGAAAGAAAATAAGTGTGGAGGGGCACATGAGTATGGTGAATGTGGAAGCAATGTGAAGGTTAAGTGCTGTAATTATGGGGGAGAACACAGTGCagcatttggtggatgccaggtacagagagaggctagagaggctcaGAGTAATATAATCAGTCATGATGTATCGTATGCAGGGGCTGTAAAACAAATTGGTAGAACTACAGTGCGGACTGATGgagctgacatggatgtacctgtagtaagtggacctactgtcagactgatggagtttacatggatgtacctgtagtaagtggacctactgtcagactgatggatctgacatggatgaacctgtagtaagtggagctactgtcagactgatggagtttacatggatgtacctgtagtaagtggacctactgtcagactgatggatctgacatggatgtacctgtagtaagtggacctactgtcagactgatggatctgacatggatgtacctgtagttagtggacctactgtcagactgatggatctgtcatggatgtacctgtagtaggTGGAGCTACTGTCAGATTGATGGAGtttacatggatgtacctgtagtaagtggacctactgtcagactgatggagtttacatggatgtacctgtagtaagtggagctactgtcagactgatggagctgacatggatgtacctgtagtaagtggacctactgtcggGGCAGGTGCTTCTGATGGTCCTGGGATGGTTTCGAGGCCTGTTCAGAAATCTTGTGCTCATGAATGTGTGGTGTCAAAGGACACGTTGATAATGAATAAAGTTGacttctgtaacggccgtcgggagagagagtagaccaaggcacagcggagttagtgttcatcatgattttaattgaacaacgtgaacactatacaaaaacaagaaaactgacagccaaacagtcctgtcaggtgcaaaacactcaacagaaacaattacccacaaaacccaaaggaaaaacatgctccttatgtgtgactcccaatcagcaacaacgctcacagctgtgcctgattggaagccacacggccaaaatcaatgaaacaaaccaacatagaaaaatgcacatagaacgcccacccaatgtaacaccctggcctaaccaaaataaagaacaaaacccctctctatggccagggcgttacaacttCATAGTTTTTATTGGTAAGGTTATCAATACGACTCGGTTTGTGGAAAGCAGAAATGCCAGGTTGAAGGTTTTTTTGGAGATGGCAAAATAGATATTGGGGGTAACAGATATTACTGTTGAAATGGTTGTTGACATGCTGAACAATCCAAAGGGTGGAGTGTCTCAGCATGATATAGATAAAGTCTAATGGGTTTGTTGGGGGAGGGTGTGGTAGAAGTTATGGATTTATTTGGTTTTGAATTTTATTTTCATGGTAGTACAGAATTGGGCAGATCATGATTGATCATAcattccagcacagtaggtggcagcatgtACTTAAACGATTGTTTGCGGACCG
This genomic window contains:
- the LOC106610950 gene encoding cell division cycle-associated protein 4, with protein sequence MFPKGTKRKFSDSREEPVAGGEDVNQSSSAAVRMLSSYSLQRQSLLDMSLIKLQLCHMLVEPNLCRSVLIANTVRQIQEEMTQDGTWQIMTQALSAANAAAQCSADRLVATEVLCRQTEAAQGEQVPKPFPVVGSEGCPAEEVVEEEEAAAEVGMTMSTVSPQAPTSYLPGTFGMEPCWEEEETGEDDDDEEEEDSEECGSGSEGEERECDSLVEDTRTAEQVFGTFEIKNPAPSPDPALEELFSDVDASYYDLDTVLTGMQSVPKMGPYDLLESLSSHGPSPLSSSASCRSDLNELDHIMEIIVGS